ccgaggtcaaaatgggagatgcccccaagggtggtggagaatgaccaagctaagatcctgtgggacttccagatacagacggacaaaatggtggtggctaaccaaccggacatagtggtggcagacaaacatgagaagacggccgtagtgatcgatgtagcggttccgaatgacagcaagtcaggaagaaggaacacgagaagctcgagaaataccaagggctcagagaagagctcgagaagatgtggagggtgaaggtaacggtggtccccgtggtaatcggagcactaggtgcggtgactcccaagctaggcgagtggctccagcagatcccgggaataacatcggagatctctgtccagaagagcgcagtcctgggaacagctaagatactgcgcaggaccctcaagctcccaggcctctggtagaggacccgagcttgaaggattgacCGCCCACAGGGGCAAGTggggaattttattttatttttttatgacatCTTCCATCTATGGCACGAAAAATTTAATTCTCTCCAAACCAGGAGCAAATTCCACTGAGGATTGTTCACATATCTTCACCAAACAGTTATACAGTCATAACCCTCATAGCCAAAATACTTTTGATTAAAAGTGTAGATTAAAAAGGCTGACTTTTTACATCTTTACATGGCACTCGTGCAGTCACCTTTTGTGCTATACATTCTCTTTAGCATGCACTGCACTGTGCCTAACATGCATGCAAAACAGCAGAAtcaccaacagaaaaaaaaacagtgaaagtaaagaaaaaaagaaaaaaaatccttctcgctttagaaataaaattattttcaatAGCCACAACAGACAACTTATTTACTAAACAGAACTATTGTCTTCATGCACAAAGGAGAAGTAACACAAAATACAGTGTCTCTGAAAATACTGTTTACAGTTTGTGCAAACACAATAATGCTCCTTATACTGACTTTCTTCGTAAATGAGGGAACTCCCGGAAACTATGGCCAAGTGAGATCCTGCTTCCTGGCGAAGTTAGTCCAGTGTTGTCCCTGGAACTTGGTGAACAGCCCTGAATCCTGTAGGAAACTGAGTTGTAATAAACAGAATTAACGTGGCAGCCACGATGTTCACTGTGGGACATAAGAGGGCTATCGCAAATCTCTAAACGGTAGCACATGCAGGAACAGAGGGAGCTAAGGCTCGACTCCTGTCTGCTTCTGCCTGCCTTTATCTGGAAATGCAACCTGTGCCTGCAGGGGCTTTTTCGTCTTTCCTGATCCACCGGAGAAGAGATGAGGTTGGTGCGACTGGTTCCTTCCTCCATCGGGAGGAAAAGTGTGCTATGGCTGTGCACCATGTTGCTCCTGTTCCTCTCACTGTGGCTATCTCTGCTTTGTTCCCCTAAAACACCAAGGCCCAGGGTCCCATCCAAAaagcctctgtctctcttcattGAAGCCCTTTCTTGTGCATCCCGTCGCTCATCCTCAGTGTTCATGGTGAGAAAACGGAGCACCACTAAATTAAGAAATGCCCCGATAACAGTTAATCCCACCAGAATGTACATAAAGCTGAAAGCGACATAGGGCGTTTTCTCCTGGAGGTCCTCTTTTTTCTGCAAAGCCACAAAGTCCCCAAAGCCAATTGTGGTGAGTGTGATGAAGCAGTAGTAGTAAGCATGGAAGAAGCTCCATCCCTCAAAGTGGGAAAAGGCTGCGGCGCCCACACACAGTGTTCCGATGCAGGACAAAAAGCCCACCAGGACCATGTTCTCCATGGACACCTCAGTGCGTCGAAAGCCCAGGCATTGTTTCAGCTTATGTAAGAGATAGCGGACAAATGTGTTCATCCTCTCTCCCAGGCTCTGGAACATAACCAAAGTGAGAGGAATGCCGAGTACAGCATAGAACATGCAGAAGATCTTTCCAGCATCTGTTCCAGGGGCTGCATGTCCATAACCTTAATGCAAAGAGATGGAAAATGTAATGACACTGTGACGCATCATGAAGCAACGCTTAGTTGGTAAAACATGGAGCAACTGTCTATTTTTAATCAACACGTCATTAAAACCAAGCCTCAAATATTGCATTCTTgcagaaaaaataatgttgtgctgtgaaTTACGAAGCAAGCAAAGTGACACATCACCCGTCATttccaaaaacataaaataaaaaagcagaagaagCCTTACATTGACT
This region of Maylandia zebra isolate NMK-2024a linkage group LG20, Mzebra_GT3a, whole genome shotgun sequence genomic DNA includes:
- the kcnk15 gene encoding potassium channel subfamily K member 15, whose protein sequence is MPRMKKQNVRTLSLILCMFSYLLVGAAVFDALESESESSRRRILEQKRNEMKKKYRFSEDDYREIERVVLQAEPHRAGRQWKFAGSFYFAITVITTIGYGHAAPGTDAGKIFCMFYAVLGIPLTLVMFQSLGERMNTFVRYLLHKLKQCLGFRRTEVSMENMVLVGFLSCIGTLCVGAAAFSHFEGWSFFHAYYYCFITLTTIGFGDFVALQKKEDLQEKTPYVAFSFMYILVGLTVIGAFLNLVVLRFLTMNTEDERRDAQERASMKRDRGFLDGTLGLGVLGEQSRDSHSERNRSNMVHSHSTLFLPMEEGTSRTNLISSPVDQERRKSPCRHRLHFQIKAGRSRQESSLSSLCSCMCYRLEICDSPLMSHSEHRGCHVNSVYYNSVSYRIQGCSPSSRDNTGLTSPGSRISLGHSFREFPHLRRKSV